A section of the Myxococcus virescens genome encodes:
- a CDS encoding zf-TFIIB domain-containing protein — translation MADARTDKPSSTEEEYFAREEIEKKRKLALEQAAASAAQQREELKKLHWMKCPKCGMDLQTLKQGNVEIETCFNCHGIFLDAGELDQLVAQHGHEGSGKVMGAILNLFKKK, via the coding sequence ATGGCCGACGCCCGTACCGACAAGCCGTCATCCACCGAGGAGGAGTACTTCGCCCGGGAGGAGATTGAGAAGAAGCGCAAGCTGGCCCTGGAGCAGGCCGCGGCGAGCGCGGCGCAGCAGCGCGAGGAGCTCAAGAAGCTCCACTGGATGAAGTGCCCCAAGTGCGGCATGGACCTCCAGACGCTGAAGCAGGGGAATGTCGAAATCGAGACCTGCTTCAACTGCCACGGCATCTTCCTGGACGCCGGGGAGCTGGACCAGCTGGTCGCCCAGCACGGCCACGAGGGCAGTGGCAAGGTGATGGGGGCCATCCTCAACCTCTTCAAGAAGAAGTAG